One window of the Lepeophtheirus salmonis chromosome 7, UVic_Lsal_1.4, whole genome shotgun sequence genome contains the following:
- the LOC121121260 gene encoding protein polybromo-1 isoform X4 has protein sequence MSAHLFNESGQMQEVEIPDIFDVLEGGEDENAVKFLLGFSGEEEGTGSTPGSNVIVTQNNVVLHPAPANPSGGVLVSLAPSAASAVMKGNEEDEDMVEALAGVTGGGIRKRDTSGLRAIYSCDSCGKSFTTKFNLKRHINMHCHKSKEAGVPIQGPPSASAPSRKKSTGTQGRPPGSTNHHNNLIKPLNQNNNDSTSNKSVIDKLVHNLTPVVQENPSVVSPTTVLSPIVTQEVSQAQLTNTNVIKVPGPSAIQLPQQPVPITIMNNNHTKMNGSNISSTPSHNGLDNSQLVNVIANTNHLLRNTSIPAIVSSITISGGPNNAVVTTIIPTGFNTISTTCMANTATTTTTSMTPGVVSSSIPSTSLIIDPSSEFNALPSELFEGSDNSLLSHQSPPPSPSSSLDSAPLSHKIHGDEEEEEEDETGGDMFEDSELDEEIASWQQQQQQNLSLDPASSQQQNLSLDPSSSHQQNHYHTTTTTTLSQVVAPDPVIELLPLTTIPSGWIRKVIDVTPELQQSARNAPGGNEWRTMKVLYFNGAGMKFEGYQELEKYFARLGYSLSHPEIFDFETEINSFDNFRCNGDMGPKRQYDNLNNGDDDEKIHETGRKRRKIDPQQQIICLYEFIRRFKKEDGSELCENFIRVPKRRTDPGYYDVVTVPMDLLRIQQKLKTDEYETLDEFVSDFELVIKNSLAYYKNGTREYKDATDMEELFNKALEKILAGENPSDSLGTREEPHNEAGVLIEMLEDLLAVVMTAIDPFDPNRLVHIPFRLLPSQKRYPEYFKVINDPIDLKMIATKIQTTSYTTLSELEDDLIKMCRNAMTFNEPGSQIYRDAKQVLKLTKSKRYELEANKVARENRGSRSTRRITSKKRFSAEIAALNYEDSEEEEDGEEEEDDVTHQDDPLWDLYIHIRGFTTPSGVNLAEPFFTLPSKRELPDYYQTIMEPISLNMIRKKMKAGEYAQLVDLADDLNTMFENCKTYNRPDSRLFKEGQKLQKIMHAKLEELEAREDEEDEVEEDEEGESSRLDESGNSLEGRPRSQRANTRKRMRSLYNAVLNFKTEDELSLVGMFMEKPSKKDYPDYYEIITNPIDMSMIDAKIKTGVYKSEEDVIQDMKLMFINCRRYNEEGSDIYKDANLLEKVLVTKAREMGINAGPGRGRPRKKNLTLSQKLKILFETLRDYKDHKGRQLSLIFLRLPNLREFADYYETIKKPIDFEKISGKMKQNAYESVEEALRDFILMFDNACKYNEPDSQIYKDAITLQSLALKTVRGMTDESSASISKIPNIGLAVRDILRSIFYNTYEHADEDERRYSDSLGELPSYDEEGPGAKVSRPPMSLELIKRRVDKGFYKRLDVLQKDVFSAFDRARSLTRTDSQIFEDSVELHKFFIKSRDEVCQNGDILQSRALLYTEADFLKALEKLKKEKSATEEPSPPDYISPDDEDDGTRVSFNNQEYRAGDFVYIEEGIYLIESIQGETFTGNRFYRPSETYHVPTRKFIEHEVFQSDLRKTISFTEIVGKCWIMPIKDFLRYKPQGFDESDVYVCESRYNTRLRSFKKIYKNYWMIPDNLMLGMRQEPLQLKRVSEAEHPPLPEEIPLNPPPPNVVWNFPPGTALPQNPISDGGLTYFEQYTIPGPITLKRGDSVYVRAENGKNLIVQIDSMWTNAEGMAYFYGAWYVTPSEVPHNPTQMFYKREVFLSTISDINPLLSVVGKCCVMDASDYIIGRPTSYVETDVYVCESVFDETKRVIRSSLPNGGGLKRYEYSSLVTNDELFYFKKPILLQKEASPLLPKVNCEPSVDTEDSLDYRSLDSPDNDGSPYGRRSSKLTPKKIVTAYTLFSSEVRKQITEQNKDCSFGQISRMVGDKWRRLSDTEKQFYEYRAKKINDESAAKTLRDGSDDSLHRHCGMCSHKYCRQNNGAHFPQRSTSTAETSSFRSIY, from the exons ATGTCTGCCCACTTGTTCAACGAGAGTGGGCAAATGCAAGAGGTAGAAATACCTGACATATTCGATGTCCTCGAAGGAGGGGAAGACGAAAATGCTGTCAAGTTTCTCCTGGGATTTTCAGGAGAAGAGGAAGGAACTGGAAGCACGCCTGGATCCAATGTGATTGTGACTCAAAATAATGTCGTTCTTCATCCAGCTCCTGCCAATCCCTCGGGAGGAGTCCTTGTCTCCCTTGCACCCAGTGCAGCAAGTGCAGTCATGAAAGGTAATGAAGAGGATGAGGACATGGTTGAAGCTCTGGCAGGGGTCACAGGTGGTGGTATTCGCAAAAGAGACACTTCTGGCCTACGAGCCATCTACTCTTGTGACTCTTGTGGAAAAAGCTTTACTACGAAATTCAATCTAAAGCGACACATAAACATGCATTGCCATAAATCCAAAGAGGCTGGTGTTCCCATTCAAGGACCTCCTTCCGCATCAGCTCCATCACGAAAAAAGTCCACAGGGACTCAGGGTCGACCCCCTGGTAGTACAAATCATCACAACAACCTCATTAAACCACTGAATCAAAATAACAATGACTCTACGAGTAACAAATCCGTGATAGACAAACTAGTTCATAATTTAACACCGGTTGTGCAAGAAAACCCATCTGTGGTGTCTCCTACTACAGTCCTCTCCCCTATTGTTACACAAGAGGTGTCCCAGGCTCAGCTCACGAATACGAACGTTATTAAAGTTCCTGGGCCCTCGGCCATTCAACTCCCTCAGCAACCCGTTCCCATCACCATCATGAATAACAATCATACCAAAATGAATGGATCCAACATCAGCAGTACTCCTTCGCATAATGGCTTAGACAATAGTCAATTAGTTAATGTTATAGCCAATACGAATCATTTACTACGTAACACTTCCATTCCAGCTATTGTTTCATCCATCACTATTAGTGGGGGTCCGAACAATGCAGTGGTGACCACAATCATTCCAACTGGTTTCAATACCATCTCCACCACATGCATGGCAAACACTGCTACTACTACCACTACATCCATGACTCCTGGAGTCGTTTCATCCTCTATTCCTTCTACCTCTCTAATCATTGATCCCTCTTCGGAGTTCAATGCTTTACCCTCAGAATTATTCGAAGGCTCGGATAATAGTTTATTATCCCATCAGTCCCCTCCCCCTTCACCTTCATCCAGTCTGGACTCTGCTCCTCTGTCCCATAAGATTCACGGCgatgaagaagaggaggaggaggatgAAACTGGTGGAGATATGTTTGAGGACTCTGAGCTGGATGAGGAAATTGCTTCTTGGCAGCAACAGCAGCAGCAAAACCTTTCTTTAGATCCTGCATCTAGTCAGCAGCAAAACCTCTCATTAGATCCTAGTTCTAGTCATCAACAAAACCACTACCATACCACCACTACGACCACGCTTTCACAGGTTGTTGCTCCTGATCCAGTAATTGAGCTTCTTCCACTCACAACCATTCCATCGGGGTGGATTCGAAAAGTCATAGACGTTACTCCAGAGCTTCAACAAAGTGCAAGAAATGCACCCGGCGGAAATGAGTGGAGAACCATGAAAGTACTCTACTTTAATGGAGCTGGAATGAAATTTGAGGGCTATCAAgagcttgaaaaatattttgcccgTTTGGGATATTCTCTCTCTCATCCTGAAATCTTCGATTTTGAAACGGAAATTAACTCTTTTGATAATTTTCGGT gtaaCGGCGATATGGGCCCAAAAAGACAATATGATAACTTGAATAATGGAgatgatgatgaaaaaatacacGAAACTGGTCGTAAAAGACGGAAAATAGATCCG CAACAACAGATAATATGCCTCTATGAATTTATACGACGCTTCAAAAAGGAAGATGGCTCAGAGCTTTGTGAAAATTTCATACGGGTCCCCAAAAGAAGAACAGATCCAGGCTACTATGATGTTGTGACTGTACCCATGGATCTCCTACGAATTCAACAAAAGCTGAAGACAGATGAATACGAAACACTCGATGAGTTTGTTTCGGATTTTGAACTAGTCATTAAAAACTCTTTGGcctattataaaaatggaaCTAGAGAGTATAAAGATGCAACTGACATGGAAGAACTTTTTAATAAAGCTCTAGAAAAAATACTGGCAGGGGAAAATCCATCCGACTCATTGGGAACAAGAGAAGAGCCGCACAATGAGGCTGGAGTCCTTATAGAAATGTTGGAGGATTTATTAGCTGTTGTCATGACCGCCATTGATCCATTTGATCCAAATCGTCTTGTTCATATACCTTTTCGACTTTTACCTTCTCAAAAG AGATATCCAGAATATTTTAAAGTCATTAATGATCCCATCGATTTAAAAATGATTGCAACCAAGATACAAACCACATCCTATACAACGCTTAGTGAACTAGaagatgatttaattaaaatgtgtcGTAATGCTATGACATTTAATGAACCAGGTTCTCAAATTTATCGAGATGCAAAACAAGTTCTTAAACTGACTAAAAGTAAACGCTATGAATTAGAGGCCAATAAGGTAGCACGAGAGAATCGTGGATCTCGTAGCACACGGAGAATAACTTCCAAAAAGAGATTTTCGGCTGAG ATTGCTGCTCTGAATTATGAGGATAGTGAAGAGGAGGAGGACGGAGAAGAAGAGGAAGATGATGTCACTCATCAAGACGATCCTCTATGGGATTTGTATATTCATATTAGGGGTTTTACAACACCATCTGGGGTTAACCTTGCCGAACCTTTCTTCACCCTTCCATCCAAAAGGGAACTGCCAGACTACTATCAAACCATTATGGAGCCTATTTCTTTGAATATg ATTCGTAAGAAAATGAAAGCTGGTGAATACGCTCAATTAGTCGACCTTGCTGATGATCTCAATACCATGTTTGAAAATTGCAAGACCTATAATCGGCCAGACTCACGCCTCTTTAAGGAAGgacaaaaacttcaaaaaataatgcatgCCAAATTAGAAGAATTAGAAGCTAGAGAGGACGAAGAGGACGAAGTTGAGGAGGATGAAGAAGGAGAATCATCCCGTCTTGATGAAAGTGGTAATTCTTTGGAAGGTCGACCACGTAGTCAAAGAGCAAACACGCGGAAAAGAATGAGGTCTCTTTATAATGCcgttttaaactttaaaacaGAGGATGAGTTGTCCCTTGTTGGCATGTTTATGGAAAAACCAAGTAAAAAGGATTATCCAGATTATTATGAAATCATTACAAATCCAATTGATATGAGTATGATTGATGCTAAAATTAAAACAGGTGTTTATAAATCTGAAGAGGATGTAATCCAGGATATGAAACTCATGTTTATTAACTGTAGAAGATATAATGAAGAAGGATCTGATATTTATAAGGATGcaaatttacttgaaaaagTTCTAGTCACAAAAGCTCGAGAAATGGGCATCAATGCAGGTCCTGGTCGAGGAAGACCTcgaaagaaaaatttaacacTTAGTCAAAAGTTAAAGATTCTTTTCGAAACCCTTAGAGATTATAAAGATCATAAAGGACGGCAGCTCTCTCTTATATTTCTTCGCCTGCCGAATCTAAGAGAGTTTGCCGACTATTATGAAACTATTAAAAAGCCAATCGATTTTGAAAAGATATCTgggaaaatgaaacaaaatgcTTATGAGTCTGTTGAAGAAGCACTAAGAGACTTTATTCTTATGTTTGACAATGCCTGTAAGTACAATGAACCTGACTCTCAAATATACAAGGATGCCATAACTTTGCAGTCCCTTGCACTTAAAACAGTTCGGGGTATGACAGATGAATCATCTGCATCAATATCCAAAATTCCTAACATTGGCTTAGCAGTGAGGGATATACTTAGaagtattttttacaatacCTATGAACATGCTGATGAAGATGAACGAAGGTATTCAGATTCTTTAGGTGAGCTTCCTAGTTATGATGAAGAAGGACCTGGAGCTAAGGTTTCGAGGCCTCCGATGAGCttagaattaattaaaagaagagtAGATAAAGGTTTTTATAAGAGACTAGATGTTCTCCAGAAAGATGTATTTTCAGCTTTTGACAGAGCAAGGAGTCTCACAAGAACGGATTCACAAATTTTTGAGGACTCTGTTGAGCTTcacaagttttttattaaatctagaGATGAAGTTTGCCAAAACGGTGACATTCTTCAGTCACGTGCACTTTTATATACTGAGGCTGACTTTTTAAAAGCactggaaaaattgaaaaaagaaaagtctGCAACTGAAGAGCCTTCACCACCTGATTATATATCTCCAGATGATGAGGACGATGGGACTCGTGTCTCTTTTAATAATCAAGAATATAGAGCAGGAGACTTTGTTTATATAGAAGAAGGTATTTACTTAATAGAATCAATTCAAGGGGAGACCTTTACTGGAAATCGTTTTTATCGACCCTCCGAGACTTATCATGTTcctactagaaaatttattgaGCATGAAGTCTTTCAAAGTGATTTGAGAAAAACGATATCCTTTACGGAAATTGTAGGGAAATGTTGGATCATGCCTATAAAGGACTTTCTACGTTATAAGCCACAAG gtTTTGATGAATCTGACGTTTACGTCTGTGAATCTCGATATAATACACGACTTCGATCCtttaagaaaatttacaaaaattattggatGATCCCTGACAATCTTATGTTGGGAATGCGGCAGGAGCCTCTTCAATTGAAGAGAGTCTCTGAAGCTGAACACCCCCCTCTTCCTGAAGAGATTCCTTTGAACCCTCCCCCTCCGAATGTTGTATGGAACTTTCCGCCTGGTACAGCTCTACCTCAAAACCCAATTTCTGATGGAGGGTTGACCTACTTTGAACAGTACACGATACCTGGACCCATTACGCTCAAAAGAGGTGACAGCGTTTATGTCAGAGCTGAAAACGGTAAAAACCTCATAGTACAAATCGATTCCATGTGGACCAATGCCGA GGGAATGGCCTATTTCTATGGGGCTTGGTACGTGACACCAAGTGAAGTACCTCATAACCCGACACAAATGTTCTATAAGAGAGAAGTCTTTCTATCAACAATTTCGGATATTAATCCCCTACTCTCAGTCGTTGGTAAATGCTGTGTTATGGATGCGAGCGATTATATCATTGGGCGTCCAACATCCTATGTAGAAACCGATGTCTATGTTTGTGAGTCCGTATTCGATGAAACCAAAAGGGTTATTAGGAGTTCTCTTCCAAATGGAGGTGGCCTTAAACGCTATGAATATTCCTCTTTAGTCACTAacgatgaattattttatttcaaaaaacctaTTTTGCTGCAAAAG GAAGCATCTCCCTTACTTCCGAAGGTTAATTGTGAACCAAGTGTAGACACTGAGGATTCACTTGACTATAGATCCTTGGATTCTCCTGATAACGATGGGTCGCCCTACGGTCGAAGATCTAGTAAATTAACGCCAAAGAAAATCGTTACTGCCTACACTCTTTTTTCGAGTGAGGTTCGGAAACAGATCACTGAACAAAATAAAGACTGTTCCTTCGGTCAAATTAGTCGAATGGTTGGGGACAAG tggagAAGGCTTTCAGACACGGAGAAACAGTTTTACGAGTATAGagccaaaaaaatcaatgatgaaAGTGCAGCAAAAACACTGAGGGATGGAAGTGATGATAG CCTCCACCGTCATTGCGGCATGTGCAGTCACAAATACTGTCGTCAAAACAACGGAGCCCATTTTCCACAGCGTTCCACCTCGACCGCAGAAACTTCTTCATTCAGAAGCATATATTAA